The genomic DNA CAAGGTCACGTACAAGGTCGAGGCCACGCGTGTCGAGCAGCGCACCGACTTCGACAAGCTGATCGTCGACGTCGAGACCAAGCAGGCGATGCGTCCGCGCGACGCCATGGCCTCCGCCGGCAAGACCCTCGTCGAGCTGTTCGGCCTCGCCCGCGAGCTGAACATCGACGCCGAGGGCATCGACATGGGTCCGTCCCCGACGGACGCCGCGCTGGCCGCCGATCTGGCGCTGCCGATCGAGGAGCTGGAGCTCACCGTTCGGTCGTACAACTGCCTCAAGCGCGAGGGCATCCACTCCGTGGGTGAGCTCGTGGCTCGTTCCGAGGCCGACCTGCTCGACATCCGCAACTTCGGTGCGAAGTCGATCGACGAGGTCAAGGCGAAGCTGGCCGGCATGGGCCTGGCGCTCAAGGACAGCCCGCCCGGATTCGACCCGACCGCCGCCGCGGACGCCTTCGGCGCCGACGACGACGCGGACGCCGGTTTCGTGGAGACCGAGCAGTACTGATCGGTACCACTTCCGGGGGCCTCGTGCAGGCCCCCGGATCTCCGACGGGCGACCGCCCGCTCGGATACTGACTCCGGTACCTGATACGGCCGGGGCAGACACCTAGGAGAAACATCATGCCGAAGCCCACCAAGGGTGCCCGTCTGGGCGGCAGTGCCGCGCACGAGAAGCTGCTCCTCGCGAACCTGGCGAAGAGCCTCTTCGAGCACGGCCGGATCACCACCACCGAGGCGAAGGCGCGCAAGCTGCGTCCGTACGCCGAGCGCCTGGTCACCAAGGCGAAGAAGGGCGACCTTCACAACCGCCGTCAGGTGCTCCAGGTGATCACGGACAAGAGCATCGTCCACACGCTCTTCACCGAGATCGGCCCGCGCTACGAGAACCGTCCCGGTGGCTACACCCGGATCACCAAGATCGGCAACCGCCGTGGCGACAACGCGCCCATGGCCGTCATCGAGCTGGTCGAGGCGCTGACCGTGGCGCAGCAGGCCACCGGCGAGGCCGAGGCCGCGACCAAGCGTGCCGCCAAGGACGCGGAGGGCTCCGCCGAGGTTTCCGAGGCCAAGGTCGACACGACCAAGGCCGACGACGAGGCTGCGGCCGAGGAGTCCAAGGACGCGTAAGCGTCTGCCGGGGGCTGTGCGTCGGCGGCTGCGGGTTGGTGGTGGCTCGTCGCGCCCACGCGGCGGAGCCGCATGTCGAGCACAGCCCCGCGCCCCTTTACGGCGTTTGCGGGCCCGTCCTTTTCAAGGGCGGGCCCGCTTTCGTTTGGCTGAGAGGATCTCTGGGTGAGTGACGAAGTTGAGGCCGGGTTCGTGCGGGTGCGGCTGGATCTCTCCTACGACGGGAGCGAGTTCTCCGGGTGGGCCAAGCAGGCCGGGGGGCGGCGGACCGTACAGGGGGAGATCGAGGACGCGTTGCGGACCGTGACGCGGTCGCGGGAGACGTACGAGCTGACCGTGGCGGGACGGACCGACGCCGGGGTGCACGCACGGGGGCAGGTCGCCCATGTCGATCTGCCGCGCGAGGTGTGGGCCGAGCATCACGTGAAGCTGCTCAAGCGGCTCGCGGGACGGCTGCCCAGGGACGTGCGGGTGTGGGCGCTGCGCGAGGCGCCCAGCGGCTTCAACGCCCGCTTCTCGGCGGTCTGGCGGCGCTACGCCTACCGGTTCACCGACAACCCGGGCGGCGTCGACCCGCTGCTGCGCGGGCACGTGCTGTGGCACGACTGGCCGCTCGACGTGGACGCCATGAACGAGGCCGCCCGCGGGCTGCTGGGCGAGCACGACTTCGCCGCCTACTGCAAGAAGCGCGAGGGGGCCACCACCATCCGGACGCTGCAGGAGCTGAGTCTCCTGCGGGGCGAGGACGGGATCGTCACCGCCACCGTGCGGGCCGACGCCTTCTGCCACAACATGGTGCGCTCGCTGATCGGGGCGCTGCTGTTCGTCGGCGACGGGCACCGCGGGCCCGAGTGGCCGGCCAAGGTGCTCGCC from Streptomyces sp. CB09001 includes the following:
- the rplQ gene encoding 50S ribosomal protein L17 encodes the protein MPKPTKGARLGGSAAHEKLLLANLAKSLFEHGRITTTEAKARKLRPYAERLVTKAKKGDLHNRRQVLQVITDKSIVHTLFTEIGPRYENRPGGYTRITKIGNRRGDNAPMAVIELVEALTVAQQATGEAEAATKRAAKDAEGSAEVSEAKVDTTKADDEAAAEESKDA
- the truA gene encoding tRNA pseudouridine(38-40) synthase TruA; protein product: MSDEVEAGFVRVRLDLSYDGSEFSGWAKQAGGRRTVQGEIEDALRTVTRSRETYELTVAGRTDAGVHARGQVAHVDLPREVWAEHHVKLLKRLAGRLPRDVRVWALREAPSGFNARFSAVWRRYAYRFTDNPGGVDPLLRGHVLWHDWPLDVDAMNEAARGLLGEHDFAAYCKKREGATTIRTLQELSLLRGEDGIVTATVRADAFCHNMVRSLIGALLFVGDGHRGPEWPAKVLAAGVRDSAVHVVRPHGLTLEEVGYPADELLAARNKEARNKRSLPGAGCC